The following proteins come from a genomic window of Drosophila sulfurigaster albostrigata strain 15112-1811.04 chromosome X, ASM2355843v2, whole genome shotgun sequence:
- the LOC133848769 gene encoding membrane metallo-endopeptidase-like 1 codes for MCKLRLLLHLLCLQLVCGSSQNQTLDYLWHHMNPKIDACVDFYEHACGGWAKAHPSDAYYSQLGQLDYDYKSRLITMLNRKPKTNEPRFVKLLRDNYRSCRRQRIKFKASHFVHFLLKWSESEWKLLTLLKLDHGLELLPHYESSDETEKADIEWLRQITVNWPHKQSGSAAAAEFLPLKRDEFRRLYQQLDLPHGVPRKKLWIKVEQLELQLSQLPHNVSSGKVLSLQQFPDHWLLPLPLQPESSQMLDTHWRHYKQRLPRLLATHSLPVLLPYALLRLLHKLQLRGAPQFTSHECAGQTHELLTHAAVWLLQQESEERQLMTDTMQQLFEQLRQRFALKLQENRNHFGAPAQRFLRDKLQRMRLQVSVLPGGDADEELRLLETHYAPLQLNVSDYFGNLLAILQQLQHWQQQQDALQADGENNNTIAAAAASLHLLQPDGYGSYASPFFMPGRNLVLVPHSLLAPPIYWPKQPALLTQSALGFLIGHEMSHGFTPTDVIYDARGTRGSRQQWRQLRASEHFVRQSRCFRRKYKDMTDEKFCDINGLTLAHEAFVATSSAAVAGNKSMQQLFFLNVAQFFCQLDELQLGQDSDVHGGSRQRINDAVFTSAAFNSAFDCSSPVRDECQLY; via the coding sequence ATGTGCAagctgcggttgctgttgcacttatTGTGCTTGCAACTCGTGTGCGGGAGCAGCCAGAATCAAACACTCGACTATTTGTGGCACCACATGAATCCGAAGATCGATGCCTGCGTTGATTTCTACGAGCACGCTTGCGGTGGCTGGGCAAAGGCGCATCCAAGCGACGCCTACTACAGTCAACTCGGGCAACTGGATTACGATTACAAAAGCCGTTTAATCACGATGCTGAATCGCAAACCAAAGACGAATGAGCCACGCTTTGTCAAGCTGCTGAGAGACAATTACAGATCGTGTCGTCGCCAGCGAATCAAGTTTAAGGCGTCCCATTTTGTGCACTTTCTGCTGAAGTGGAGCGAAAGCGAGTGGAAGCTACTTACGCTGCTGAAGCTAGACCATGGTCTGGAGCTGTTGCCACACTACGAAAGTAGCGACGAGACGGAGAAAGCGGACATTGAATGGCTGCGTCAGATAACCGTGAATTGGCCACACAAGCAATCTGGCTCAGCGGCTGCTGCCGAGTTTCTGCCCCTGAAGCGAGACGAATTCCGACGGCTCTATCAGCAGCTGGACTTGCCACACGGCGTGCCACGGAAGAAGCTCTGGATAAAAGTCGAGCAGCTGGAGTTGCAGTTGAGTCAGCTGCCACATAATGTGAGCAGCGGAAAAGTGTTGTCACTCCAACAATTTCCCGATCACtggctgttgccgctgccactgcAGCCGGAGTCGAGTCAGATGCTTGACACTCACTGGCGTCACTACAAGCAACGCTTACCACGCCTGCTTGCTACACATTCGCTGCCCGTGTTGCTGCCCTACGCATTGCTGCGATTACTGCACAAGCTGCAGTTGCGTGGGGCGCCACAGTTTACGAGTCACGAGTGCGCCGGACAGACGCACGAACTGCTGACGCATGCCGCTGTCTGGTTGCTGCAACAGGAGTCGGAGGAGCGACAACTGATGACTGATACGATGCAGCAGCTGTTCGAACAGTTGCGTCAACGCTTCGCACTCAAGTTGCAAGAGAATCGAAATCATTTTGGGGCACCAGCTCAGCGCTTTCTGCGCGATAAGTTGCAACGCATGCGATTGCAGGTGAGCGTGTTGCCGGGCGGCGATGCGGACGAGGAGCTTCGACTGCTGGAGACGCACTATGCGCCGCTGCAGCTGAATGTTAGCGATTACTTCGGCAACTTGCTGGCGAtactgcaacagctgcagcactggcaacagcagcaagatgCGCTGCAGGCGGATGGAGAGAATAACAATacaatagcagcagctgctgcttcactGCATCTGCTGCAGCCCGATGGTTACGGCAGCTATGCCTCGCCATTCTTTATGCCGGGTCGCAATCTCGTGTTGGTCCCGCATTCGCTGCTTGCACCGCCCATCTATTGGCCCAAACAGCCGGCGTTGTTGACGCAAAGTGCACTCGGCTTTCTCATCGGACACGAGATGTCGCACGGCTTTACGCCCACCGATGTCATCTACGATGCGCGTGGCACGCGGGGCAGTCGACAGCAGTGGCGACAACTGCGAGCGAGCGAACATTTTGTGCGGCAATCTCGGTGTTTTCGTAGGAAGTACAAGGACATGACCGATGAGAAGTTCTGCGACATTAATGGACTCACTTTGGCCCACGAGGCATTTGTGGCAACTTCCTCTGCGGCGGTGGCAGGCAACAAATCAATGCAGCAACTCTTCTTCTTGAATGTGGCACAGTTCTTTTGCCAACTGGATGAGCTGCAGCTGGGGCAGGACTCTGATGTCCATGGCGGAAGTCGACAGCGCATCAACGATGCTGTCTTCACATCGGCGGCCTTTAACAGCGCCTTCGATTGCAGTTCGCCGGTGAGAGACGAGTGTCAATTGTACTAG